agcaaacacatatatatgtatatttcgtATATATAAGAACTTCTGACTGTATTCAATGTaatcaatataatttaattacggGTATACAAATACATGATCATAAGTATAAGCTCCGAGAAATGGTGACTGTTTATGATGCTGTCACGTTCGTCGTTGTTTTTCTTGTAGGttgattattaattaatgATGCTTCGTATGCGTTTTTCTTTTGGGCCAAGGGgagaaatttggaaaaatctGCGTAatttgtgtgtgggtgccCGTTGTCCGaaggaaaattatttttggaCCAAAtaagccaaaagaaaaatctTACAGGAAACTAATTTAATCGATATTATGacgaaatcataaaaaaaaatgttataaatgcCGGCCCCTCTGATTAAAGCAGTTAATTGATAAGGCGTGGTGACTTGCGCTCTAATGTTCCCAGAACTCGTGAACAATTTCAAACACTGTGAAagatgaaaatatttcattgttgggaccaaacaaaaacgtttcgttacatttaaacatttacatGCGTTtttctaattaatttaatatattttaactgAGATATTTGCAATAGAATTGAGTGTTCATTACTAACGTTTCCCATTAGGGGCTCAGGAGGAAAGTTTCCAGCAGACGAATTGGCTGACATCGAAGACGAATGACTAAAGGCAGAGAAAGCAGCTGGAAGAAGTGCGGAGGCCCTAGGAGAGTTTCTTATAAAGAAATTTGGGGACGTACAAGGAGAAACTTTTCCGaaacaatcaatcaaaatgatTCGCTTGAAATACACTGAACAGAGTCAGTTTTTTGAAAAACCATGCCATTGACATTAAAGTGGTAAAAACGATGGTAAATGgtacaaattatatataaaatataatctgatcaagaatatacatataaacttGACAACATgagcaaaacttttgcttCACAAGAAGACATAAATTTACCAGAAGAATGTATTCCGtactcataaataataatatatatatatgtctaCATTTATGCGATAAGGCTAAGATTCTTATTTCATCTCAACAATAAGAGCGCTGAACATTCTGCTTTCAGTTTATTTCTTAACGTAGACTTGAATGGATTCAATGTACGGAATTATTGCAATAGTGTCGCTCATCCTGGTCGCTGGTCAAGTCCAGGCACAGGGCCAGAACGCGGAACTTAATCAAAGTTGCGGTGCATCAAATGAGCACCAATGCGTCCCGCGTCATATGTGCAAGGTCAAAATTGAGTTTCGAATGGCAATGACATACCGCAACCTAGGATGTGTTTCAACTGCGATTTGCTGCCCCAAGAACCTAATAGTAAGCATTACAATTTATTGAGACAAAAAGAATGGAGTTcttataagtttttttttttaaatctacGGCTAATTACACCCGTTACTTGTTGAGTTAATgagtatactagattcgttgaaaattatGTAATAAGGAAGTTAGTGTTCCTGATCAAGGACTTGTATTCCTTATAATCTGACTCTAAAGTGTAATTCCAtctaattttgaatttattatatCATTTATTCCAGATCAAGGAGCCTAGACTTATCATTAATGAACCGATAACTGATCCCCAGTGCGGATTTGTCAACTCGAAAGGTGTGACCTTCTCATTTAGAGAGGAGGATACGGGCTTGGCCCAGGAGGCGGAGGTACCATGGATGGTGGCCTTGCTGGATGCCAGAACCAGCAGCTATGTGGCCGGTGGCGCCCTCATCGCTCCACATGTAGTGATCACGGCCAGGCAAAGAACCGAAAACATGACCGCAAGCCAGCTTGTTGTGCGAGCTGGCGAATGGGACTTCAGCACCAAAACCGAGCAGCTTCCTTCTGTGGACGTTCCTATTCGGTCAATTGTCCGTCATCCTGGCTTCAATTTAGAGAATGGGGCCAATAATGTGGCCCTTGTGTTTCTTCGCAGATCGCTCACCAGCTCGCGCCACATAAATCCAATATGTATGCCGTCGGCTCCAAAGAATTTTGACTTTAGCCGGTGCATATTTACGGGCTGGGGAAAGAATTCCTTTGACGATCCCTCCTATATGAATGTCCTGAAAAAAATATCATTGCCGGTGGTCCAAAGGCGTACCTGTGAGCAGCAACTTCGCCTCTATTACGGAAACGATTTTGAACTGGACAACAGCTTAATGTGCGCAGGCGGTGAGCCTGGAAAAGATTCGTGCGAGGGTGACGGTGGATCCCCGCTAGCCTGCGCGATAAAAGACAATCCGCAGCGCTACGAACTGGCTGGCATTGTGAACTTCGGCGTTGACTGCGGGTTGCCTGGCGTTCCGGCTGTTTATACAAATGTGGCTAACGTAATTGAATGGATTACTTTGACAACTGTCAACATGCCGCTGCCTGAAGAGCGCGAGGAGGTTCCTTACGCAAGTCCAACACTTTCTGCAGGCCCGTATCTTAACCAGTGGAATCAACCGAACTATGAATGGCTTCCGACAGGCTATCCAAATGTTAATTCCATTCCATGGCAGCTCCAAGAAGCTAATAATGATCTTGCCAATAGTCAGTACGTTCGTTATTACCCTGTTGAAAACGTTGGGATCAACATACATTCTGCTGGTCATGGAAATGATCAACAAATTGTTAGGCCCATTCAGCAGGACATACCGAAAGACTCAGatgatttatttaatagtGTATTTTCAACCACAATGGAATACAATTTCGACGCTTAAATTCGTTGTCAATTGTGTAAAAATTGTTGATttattaaagaaaatgaaCGGCCGAGATTTTATTCTCTGCAtcttttcaattgattttgttATCGACTGTTCACTGTGTATTATTAACCCATCGTGGACCGTGCAAATTACCCGGATAGCAGGGGACTTCATTGACACGCAGTGGACACAGTGGAGTGCCACAAAGAGAGACAGACCGCAAGGACCGCAGAATGGGGATGTCCTCGgtggcgtgggcgtggccggcagTTAGTCCTTTTGCCAGGAGCGGAGCTTCCCGTCCCGTGACACTGCTGGGCACGCACACGCAGCAGCTGCGGGCACCATCAAAAACTTGGGCTTGTGGCGGGCGcactttaatttcaatttggcgCCGACCCCTCGCAGATTCACCACCGCCAGTACCACCACCATCGCAATCAGACTGGCCCCACggcaatttattgttttccacTTTACGCCAGTGTCCCACTGGAGACGGTGTCCTGTCTCCGCgtgttattgttttgttgtgttttttagTGCCGTCCTCAAATTTGAGAGTTGGGGGGCCGCCGCCATTCCCTTGAGCTTTTGAGAGATTGAGCCACTTGTCAATTGTAGTAGGCACATCCAATGAACAGGAAGTTTGGGGATGGTAcagtgaaaacaaaaatcgGCACACAATTTCTTCATTACCATATCACGTATAAGTCGTCTTTACAAGCTGTGCCATTGAtttcaaaatacaattgttTGAATTATGTGTATATTTATAGACATTACATTTCCCAATTGTTACGATAAATGAATTCAAATCTTAAAGACCTTCTGGGCACGCAAAAAAGCATTATCCAGTTCGTGGTATTCAAATACCCTTCAACGCTTGGACGTTGTAGGGGAGGAATCGGAGATTTTCACTTACCATGACAGCATTGCGCTTGAAATCCATAAAGTTCTTCACCTCGGCAGCCAATTCACGCAGGAGGATAATACCATCCTTGCGCTTCACTTCGATGTCGTTGTCCTTGAAGCGCTGCAAATGAAAAAACGAAATCATCAGATACACAATTCTCAGTACATTCGACGGACATAAACTATAAAAGTGATGGGCGCCGATtcgcaaaagcaaaaaagggTTAAGGGGTCATAAAACTTTTGCGCTTTCTTATTGTCCAACATAAAAGGTTGATGTACCTCGGAAATGGCAATCTGAGCCTGAAATTACTTAAGTGGGCGGAGTTTCTATGGCTTCAGGCGACTCTTAAATTGATactaaattgattttaatgtatcttattaattaaataaggtTTTCATTAGATAAAGCCAGGGTTGAGGTGCCATTTTCTTAAAAGCTTTCTAGCCTAAGAGAGGCTAACGCCGTTGGTCGTTAAAAAACCAAGTTGATTGAGTTacgaaattgaaataattttaactaaccactgaaatttaattaattgtaatttataaacaaaatcaaaaatgttaATTGTATATATTGAAATCCACGTATAACTATTCGCGACTGCGTGTATAATTCTTATTAAATTTCACATTTCATTGCACTTATCCCCATAACACTCACACAAATGGAACTTCTGCTAACTGAGGTgagacacgcacacacattcTAGTTTGAGATTGAAGCAGATACACGCATTTAGTGGCCAAGTTAATGGGCCCAGCATTTTGCCCTGATTTTCCTCACCAGTTACTAGAaccaacacacgcacacgaaGATGCCCATCGTCATTTCAATGATTTTTCTATTGAACGTGTTGTCATCTGCTTTAATGGAAAATTCTGATGAGTTTTCTTCTCTGTTATTTTTCCCCCTGATGAATTCCCATAATCATAATCGAAAAAGAAGCAGGCGAATGGAAAAGTAATGGGCTTGGCaggcaaatgcattttatgaCTTCTCCATGCATTTAAGTGGCACAAATTAGCAATTTAGAAATGGAGTTATACGGGGGCGTCGGCCACGCCCATTTCAAATTGTCACTTTTCAAACAAACTGTCAgttaaattatatttcagCTGCAACGGGAagagaaagaaaagaagagcGCAAAGtcctctgtgtgtgtttgtgtgtctGTACATATCCCAGGCGAATTAATTAGGAAACTTTTCTTAACTGATTCagtgccagcagcagcagacaaGAAACTGCTTGCCTACGAATACATATACattccaaaaaaaatgtaactcaaaacaaatataattgtaatattttacaacaattAAAAGCCCGTAAGAAACTCTCCAACTTAAGTGAAGATTATATTTTGATATcacataattttttataacttCCATGGTTCTTTTTTAGAACAACATGCTAGGTTTACAATACACTTCAATAACATGGTAACacacatttttgtaaattataatataactTTTTCTCCTTGtgtaattgtaaatgtaaGTGTGAAtggaacacacacactctGCAAATACTTGTGGCCTGTGCCAAAATCCAACCATATACCATTTGTATGCTTGTGTGTGACCACAGAACTAAAAGTACAGCAGGAAGAAGTCTCTTTGAGGCATTCATTGGTGGGCCCAAGAAAATGTCACCCACAAAAATTGGGCAAAAAGACAGTATTACTGGCACAAGGAGCTTATCCCTCGCTTTGTCTTACTTGTAATGCCACTGCGCATTATAAATGCCGACTGCAATTGACTTCCATGCggaaagaaataaattttttaattcatcCATAAATATCTCTTTAAGGAGTTTAACGCTGACAACCCATCCAAATTGTGGCAATTTTAAGCACTTTTCTTTGCACAAGTAATCGATCCTCCAAAGTTTTAATCGCAATGATGATTTATAGCAGTTGCAAAAACCATTAGCTAACTATTTCCAATTCAAAGCCAATGGTCGAAAAAGGAGTAGAGCATGGTTAAATCGAAAAGGCAATCCATGGGGTTCGGAAAAtgcattgaaaattaaaagaatgTCAAGCAAGAAGCCGATgcttaacaaaaaaaaaaataaaaaaacaagaatCAATGAAGGAAAAAGTTTCTACTCCTATATGTATATCTGCGAGGCTAGCAAGATATTAGCCACGTCTGCacgggccacgcccacaaaaacCTCACCCAACTTTCATACGATGGCAACATTTTATAAAGCAATTTCCACGCGAGCAACATCGAAATGCAATGCACGCCTGAAGGACACacgcgtgtatgtgtgtgtgtgggagagTGTCCTGTCACGGATGCGAAGTACAGCGGAGGGGCAGCATGCGGTGGTAGCGaaaaaaaactatatacaATATGTATACAATATGGGTAGCACTCGAAGAGCgagaacagcagcagcagcagcagcagccataGAAAGTTTTCATATTGCGGTTGACTCTGGAAAATGTTGCGCAAGGAGGAGCCCTCCAGCGGACCCACCGTCCTTTacgcccaaccacccacagaCGGGTGCGTATGCAGCTGGTGCAGAATTTTAACTGGAGCAAGGACATCCGGGGGGCCGAGCTGCGAGAGAGGAGCATTCCTGAGCTTTGGCTTCTGCTCCTGTTGAATTCCATCTTAAGTTAAGCAGCTTACGcatgcagcagcagatgcaacAGCGGCGCCGGCTACCTGGACCTGAACTCTTGGCAGAACTCAGATGCAAATTTTGAACTCTTTTTGCACTGAAACAAACGACAAGCATTTCTCGCTAAACTTGATATTGCGGGAATTTCACTATAATCcagtgaaatgtttttttttaattgtttgaatgtgcttttttttgctaatcatatatttattattattgttatcaGTTTCGGAAATTATATTCGTGCAGACGCTTCCAGTGTTTTCGTTGGTGAAAACCCCAACATAATTCCTTTTCGGTTTTAATCAGGAAAGCTGAAactcaatttcatttatttagcTTACCAACGAATAATTAATGAACAAAACTTAAAGCATCTTGGCTTGGAgattacttattttattttttagtaatGACTTTACTTTAATAAGatcaaatataatattttaatattttgaaaacgaaatgtatttaattgtgtttttaatttttacttaCAAAAGCAACATTAAATTGCTACAGAAGCTTAACTTCGTGTGCATTGTGTGTCctaaaataattaaagttCGCATTCCCCCCAGTGCATTTGTAGCGTTGGGAATATTGACTTTTGCCTTGGCTTCCTCTTGTCTGAGTTATAATGCTCCAAAGTGCCACGACGGGCGTGAGAAAGCGGAGCAACTCTTTGGTCTAGTTTGGCATTTTGTGGCATGGTCTGGAAATGCGCTAATTAGATTTTAATGAAGATGTCGCTGtcaacccccccccctcctcctcctccaccctCCACCACTGAACTCCAGTTCCTAGCCCCAACGAATCCTGGGGCCCCAACCCTTCGGAATAGCGAGCAACAATGTCTCGCATCAACGCGCATGTTTCCCTGTTCACTGAAGCAGAGGTTTCTTAAACTAATTTCTCAGCACGGacatgttttttatatttgtttactCTTTGGCATATTAAAGTTTGTAGTTTTCCTTTCTGTCATagattttgttaatttttccTTCCTACgtataatttcaattattttttacacACAATCTGCATTTAAGTTTTAATGAGCGTGTTTTTAATCACTAGGTAAAAAGTTAGATTTCTAACTTCAAGAGCAATGCGACTATTGAACGTATTTGGAAAGTAATTTACTTTAATGGGTAAAAAATGTCTTAAAAAACAGCCATTAATTATTCTGTaattaattaagcaaatataTAACCTACCGGGAGTTGAGTCATTCCACCTGGCATTAGCTGCTTCCATTTAATGGACAAACCCCCCAAGGATTtgatgaaattaaatatttaatttgctttataCTTTCATTAAGGGCCAGTTCCGAGAAGTATCCGCCCACCTAACATTTGTTTGCCGGCAGCTGTATGTCATGCTCGCATTTTCGCCACCAAACGACAACGACAgacttaaatatttgcatagaCAAGACCTGGCCATACACCGACGTACATCtgtgcatatacatatatatataaagtatatatgtatatatatatgaagaGGATCAAGGACTGTGTGGGTCTGCGGCCCGAATGCATTTTGGACCGCACAAAAGCCAGTGGAGAGTAGCTCCATGAAGGAGCTGAGCTGCCCTCAGCCATTCCGGTGGATCCCCTATGCCCAACCCCTCAAGTGCGTCGCCTAGTCGTCGCCTTGATTTACGATTAGTCTCTTTGCAGTCCGCAACACTGTTCGCCACACACTTAGTTagccaaacacacaaaacCAACTCGATCTCTCTGAGCCCCGGCCCGTTCCCCGCCCCCATTTAAGCCACAAGGCCCT
The sequence above is a segment of the Drosophila melanogaster chromosome 2L genome. Coding sequences within it:
- the CG31780 gene encoding uncharacterized protein, with the protein product MDSMYGIIAIVSLILVAGQVQAQGQNAELNQSCGASNEHQCVPRHMCKVKIEFRMAMTYRNLGCVSTAICCPKNLIIKEPRLIINEPITDPQCGFVNSKGVTFSFREEDTGLAQEAEVPWMVALLDARTSSYVAGGALIAPHVVITARQRTENMTASQLVVRAGEWDFSTKTEQLPSVDVPIRSIVRHPGFNLENGANNVALVFLRRSLTSSRHINPICMPSAPKNFDFSRCIFTGWGKNSFDDPSYMNVLKKISLPVVQRRTCEQQLRLYYGNDFELDNSLMCAGGEPGKDSCEGDGGSPLACAIKDNPQRYELAGIVNFGVDCGLPGVPAVYTNVANVIEWITLTTVNMPLPEEREEVPYASPTLSAGPYLNQWNQPNYEWLPTGYPNVNSIPWQLQEANNDLANSQYVRYYPVENVGINIHSAGHGNDQQIVRPIQQDIPKDSDDLFNSVFSTTMEYNFDA